One window of Dysidea avara chromosome 11, odDysAvar1.4, whole genome shotgun sequence genomic DNA carries:
- the LOC136239249 gene encoding endosomal/lysosomal proton channel TMEM175-like: MQPSSASDARQEEPRATWETAQEMEIFSRRSSSQSDATRQEEPRAISETAREMDIFSQQSSSQPDVTRTRRLSSEHYRLHEFLGVRLESYTDAVFSIVGTILIAYLNQTVLPRLQNPSNSLQHHCFENVNFFSVYHFTFLHINVIWLNHSRVFSMIERVNDVLIWMNMVLLYFMSFMPLTFGLLGEFNDTYEGIVLPSITVILINTLMAVIVWYVCRKKRFLPINMSDVHAKYFEKAMYFKLMIFPVFAALAIGLGKFSLLPGQLLFYSSVFAVFIPKVVAYCIWWWRKTEITAQVVQVLRVTVSKDRIEIFADGVYAITAVLIILDITTVGIPSRNVVNENFNGSLLRALDDHRLDYVTYFTAFLIISLFWFVHHSLFNFIKQLNSLMFLVHQCSLSFVAVMPSLIKLFAAFFRSGTSNADEVTAIQVAATGVGVVGLLQFLLLALMNFADDEYVDQTLCHSKSSLHLLLKVTIIPTICVIGYWCSMGSESVRQYAFITLYISGPLAFVLINIVIKSTTLHALCRHC; this comes from the coding sequence ATGCAGCCGTCCTCCGCTTCGGACGCAAGGCAGGAAGAACCTCGTGCGACATGGGAAACGGCTCAAGAAATGGAGATTTTTAGCCGGCGGTCCTCATCGCAGTCTGACGCAACTAGGCAGGAAGAACCTCGCGCGATATCGGAAACAGCTAGGGAAATGGATATTTTCAGCCAGCAGTCCTCGTCCCAGCCTGATGTGACGCGTACACGCCGTCTGTCAAGTGAACACTATCGCCTGCACGAGTTTCTGGGTGTCCGTTTGGAATCATACACTGACGCAGTATTTTCAATAGTGGGGACAATCTTAATTGCCTACTTAAACCAAACTGTCTTACCAAGGCTTCAAAATCCTAGCAACAGCCTTCAACATCATTGTTTTGAAAATGTCAATTTCTTCTCCGTATATCACTTCACGTTCCTGCACATTAATGTAATTTGGTTGAACCATTCACGAGTGTTCTCAATGATTGAGCGAGTGAATGATGTGTTGATCTGGATGAACATGGTACTTCTGTACTTTATGTCCTTTATGCCTTTGACGTTTGGCTTGTTGGGGGAATTCAATGACACATATGAAGGAATAGTGCTCCCATCAATCACAGTTATTCTCATAAATACATTAATGGCAGTAATAGTGTGGTATGTTTGCAGAAAGAAGAGATTTCTACCAATTAATATGTCTGATGTTCATGCCAAGTATTTTGAGAAGGCTATGTATTTCAAATTAATGATTTTTCCAGTATTTGCTGCTCTAGCTATTGGGCTAGGCAAATTCAGTCTTCTTCCAGGTCAGTTATTATTTTACAGCAGTGTGTTTGCAGTATTTATACCAAAGGTGGTTGCCTACTGCATCTGGTGGTGGCGTAAAACTGAGATAACCGCGCAAGTTGTGCAGGTACTGAGAGTAACAGTGTCGAAGGATAGGATAGAAATTTTTGCTGATGGTGTGTATGCAATTACAGCTGTATTGATTATCCTGGACATCACTACAGTTGGGATACCATCCCGAAATGTAGTAAACGAAAATTTTAATGGTAGTTTATTGAGAGCCCTTGATGACCACAGGTTAGACTATGTCACCTACTTTACAGCATTCTTGATAATCAGCTTATTCTGGTTTGTCCATCACTCATTATTCAATTTTATCAAACAACTCAATTCTTTGATGTTCCTAGTACACCAGTGTTCCCTATCATTTGTTGCAGTGATGCCTTCTCTTATCAAATTGTTTGCAGCTTTCTTTAGATCTGGTACCAGCAATGCTGACGAAGTTACTGCCATTCAGGTGGCAGCAACTGGCGTAGGCGTGGTTGGCCTGTTACAATTTCTACTGCTTGCTCTGATGAATTTTGCTGATGACGAATATGTAGATCAAACTCTGTGCCATTCCAAATCATCTCTGCACCTTCTATTGAAAGTCACAATCATTCCAACAATCTGTGTGATTGGTTATTGGTGTTCGATGGGATCGGAGAGTGTTCGACAGTATGCATTTATAACTCTCTACATCAGTGGACCACTGGCATTTGTTCTCATCAACATTGTGATAAAAAGTACCACACTACATGCCTTATGTAGGCATTGCTGa